Genomic segment of Nitrospirota bacterium:
TCTTCGCAATAGAATTTGCGTTGATCCAGTGTCGTAAAATCCAGGAACCCGAGATTGATCGCTTTTTTGATCTTATAGGCATACGGGCCACACAGGAAAACCCACGAGATATGGGTTTCGATCAGCTGAAACCGATCGCTGTCGTGCGGGTAGACCGATGGATTCCGCAGAGAGCGGATCAAGCTGTCCTGGTTTTTGCCGGGCATTTCCGACTGCTCCTTGTGTCACCGGTCCGGCCGGTAAAAAGTGCGCCTTGTTTTCCGCCCTCTATTGCTGGCCCCTGCCATGGACTACGAATGGGGCTAAAGCTCTTGAAACAGCTACCATCGTAAAATTGATCCGTGCACTTTGGATTATTCCTTTAGCAATAGTTATTCATTATTAATAATAATTTTTATTGCTTTTTCTTCAGCACCATTTAAAAACACTTGATAAGCATGCTCAAGTTCTGAAAGAAGGAAATGATGTGTAATCATTTTCTTTAAATCCATATGATTAGCAGAAACCGCTTTTAACAGCATTGGAGTTGTATTTGTGTTAACAAGTCCAGTAGTTATAGTAAGATTTTTAATCCATAGTTTTTCAATTTCAAAATCTACCTTTTTGCCATGTACTCCTACATTGGCAATGTGAGCTCCTGGTTTTACTATTTTTTGGCAAATATCCCAGGTTTGAGGAATTCCAACAGCTTCAATAGCAACATCAACACCATCGTCGCCAACTATTTCTTTAATGGCTTCTTCTGCATTCGTAGTTCCAGAATTAATTGTGTGTGTAGCGCCTAATTCTTTGGCTAATTTAAGTCTGTTGTCATCTAAATCAATCATGATTATTTTAGAAGGAGTGTAGAACTGAGCTGTTAAAAGTACAGACATCCCAACAGGACCAGCACCAACTATGGCAATTTCATCTCCGGGTTTTACATTTCCATATTGAACACCTATTTCATGACCAGTAGGCAGAATATCGCTTAACAAAACAGCTATTTCATCATCAATGTTTTCAGGGATTCTATGTAAGCTATTATCGGCATGAGGTATTCTCACATATTCTGCTTGTACGCCGTCTATCATGTGACCTAAAATCCAGCCTCCATCTTTACAATGTGCATACATTTGTTTTTTACAATATTCACAGGAACCACAAG
This window contains:
- a CDS encoding zinc-dependent alcohol dehydrogenase family protein produces the protein MKALVYYSDHNIALEERPKPTIIKPTDVIVKVLKTTICGTDLGIYKGKNPEIESGRILGHEGVGIVEEIGDSVSQFKKGDKVLISCITSCGSCEYCKKQMYAHCKDGGWILGHMIDGVQAEYVRIPHADNSLHRIPENIDDEIAVLLSDILPTGHEIGVQYGNVKPGDEIAIVGAGPVGMSVLLTAQFYTPSKIIMIDLDDNRLKLAKELGATHTINSGTTNAEEAIKEIVGDDGVDVAIEAVGIPQTWDICQKIVKPGAHIANVGVHGKKVDFEIEKLWIKNLTITTGLVNTNTTPMLLKAVSANHMDLKKMITHHFLLSELEHAYQVFLNGAEEKAIKIIINNE